In Erigeron canadensis isolate Cc75 chromosome 1, C_canadensis_v1, whole genome shotgun sequence, a single window of DNA contains:
- the LOC122609016 gene encoding scarecrow-like protein 8, which translates to MSSNFPGGSHQDYFNINTNNIPSRSISMMNNLSNNHPQNLFRSPLAGILTDPSSQMGLRRPDLIGKRSLAEFQQHQQQLQLQQQASFFLRNVKQRPYNNNNNSNNLMDFPSSSDISCVSNNSSSLASSISSIPRYGVPVMQQNIHQLNNAQSVQSLQSFNLGVMGNYQNNIRRGYSRVSNVSLPNNINNNLLGNEIKNEKNQNSSEGKMMMKQLQELEKQLLLDDDEDGENDQNNVSGVTNSEWSETIQTILCSSNPVIVTKQSPDKPENIVSPSPTSSSSSSCASSSATSVSPIPLLTDAAGAISDGKSDTAVEILTRLTNVSNARGTPEQRLSFYMTEALRTRLNSIPATTGELYGKDHILSTQLLYEKSPCFNLAFVAANATILEAGKRIHVVDFDIGQGLQYIYLLQEIAAAREECCEARESKKVIPFSIKLSTFQDFGTGGVERLKNVGERLKSLANKLGVMFSFNILNLKLCDLDTTSLKGGEDEVLVVNLAFTLYKLPDESVTTENLRDEVLRRVKGLSPALVIIIEQELNGNTASFETRVGQACGYYGALLESLDATTGSDNSDRVKIEEGLSRKMMNSVACEGRDRVERCEVFGKWRARMGMARFESNAMSQLSHGSFVNLVNSVTRGNPGFTVKEEGGGVSLGWMGRILTVVSAWH; encoded by the coding sequence ATGTCTTCAAATTTCCCCGGAGGTAGTCATCAAGATTACTTCAATATAAACACAAATAACATACCTTCAAGATCCATTTCCATGATGAATAATTTGTCAAACAACCACCCACAAAACCTTTTCCGGTCACCACTCGCCGGAATCCTCACTGACCCATCTTCTCAAATGGGTCTCCGGCGACCAGACTTGATCGGAAAAAGATCTTTAGCTGAGtttcaacaacaccaacaacaaCTTCAACTTCAACAACAAGCTTCTTTTTTCTTaagaaatgttaaacaaagaccttataataataataataatagtaataatctCATGGATTTTCCTTCTTCATCTGATATTTCTTGTGTTTCTAATAATTCGTCTTCTTTAGCTTCTTCTATCTCTTCTATTCCAAGATATGGTGTTCCTGTGATGCAACAAAATATTCATCAATTAAACAACGCTCAAAGTGTACAAAGTTTGCAGAGTTTCAATCTCGGCGTGATGGGTAATTACCAAAATAACATTCGGCGTGGTTATTCGCGTGTTTCTAATGTTTCGTTacctaataatattaataataatttattaggtAACGAAATAAAGAacgaaaaaaaccaaaatagTAGTGAAggaaaaatgatgatgaaacaaTTACAAGAGTTGGAAAAACAACTCTTGTTAGATGACGACGAAGACGGAGAAAATGATCAAAATAATGTGTCGGGTGTGACAAACAGCGAATGGTCTGAAACTATTCAGACCATACTCTGTTCGTCTAATCCGGTGATTGTTACTAAACAGTCACCGGATAAACCGGAGAACATTGTTTCTCCGTCTCCAACAtcgtcatcttcatcatcatgtGCTTCATCTTCAGCGACGTCGGTTAGTCCTATACCGTTACTAACCGACGCCGCAGGGGCAATATCTGATGGTAAGTCAGATACTGCGGTGGAAATCCTCACGCGCCTGACAAATGTTTCAAACGCGCGTGGGACACCCGAACAAAGGCTAAGCTTTTACATGACGGAAGCTCTCCGAACAAGGCTGAACTCGATTCCTGCGACCACTGGGGAGCTGTACGGAAAAGACCACATTTTATCAACTCAACTTCTATATGAGAAATCTCCATGTTTTAACCTTGCTTTTGTGGCGGCAAATGCTACAATTCTTGAAGCCGGAAAAAGAATTCATGTGGTGGATTTTGATATTGGTCAAGGGTTGCAGTATATATACTTGTTACAAGAGATTGCTGCGGCGCGTGAGGAATGTTGTGAGGCGCGTGAGAGCAAGAAAGTGATACCCTTTTCAATAAAGCTTTCAACTTTTCAAGATTTTGGAACTGGGGGCGTTGAAAGGTTGAAGAATGTTGGTGAGAGATTAAAAAGTCTTGCAAACAAACTTGGTGTTATGTTTTctttcaatatattaaatttgaagTTATGTGATCTCGATACGACGTCGTTAAAGGGGGGAGAAGATGAAGTTTTAGTAGTGAATTTGGCTTTCACGTTATATAAATTGCCGGATGAAAGTGTGACAACAGAGAATCTAAGAGACGAGGTATTGCGGCGCGTGAAAGGGTTATCGCCGGCATTGGTTATAATCATTGAGCAAGAATTGAATGGCAATACGGCGTCGTTTGAGACGCGCGTGGGACAAGCGTGTGGATATTATGGGGCATTGTTGGAGTCATTGGATGCAACAACAGGGAGTGACAACTCTGACCGAGTTAAAATAGAAGAGGGACTGAGTCGCAAAATGATGAACTCGGTTGCGTGTGAAGGGAGAGACAGGGTTGAAAGATGTGAAGTGTTTGGGAAATGGAGGGCCCGAATGGGGATGGCCAGGTTCGAGTCAAACGCAATGAGTCAACTCAGTCATGGATCGTTTGTTAACTTGGTTAACTCAGTGACACGTGGCAATCCGGGTTTTACGGTGAAGGAAGAAGGGGGTGGGGTTAGTTTGGGGTGGATGGGACGGATACTCACAGTTGTATCGGCGTGGCATtag